In the Desulfovibrio desulfuricans genome, GCTGAAAGCGAACGGTCAGATCACCCCAGCGCAGCAAACTGCGCGTGGAGAATGTTACCTCTATGGTGTTGGTCAGATTGTTTGTGGTAGCCTCGCCCATGAAGAGTTTT is a window encoding:
- a CDS encoding CbbQ/NirQ/NorQ domain-containing protein, which translates into the protein GYPSADVEKSLLARRFPSLPESLCATMVDYANEVRKLFMGEATTNNLTNTIEVTFSTRSLLRWGDLTVRFQ